One Dictyoglomus turgidum DSM 6724 DNA window includes the following coding sequences:
- a CDS encoding dihydroorotase: MKILFKNITLVYPEKDKEEIGDLYIEDRIIKRIGKGLDINGNVEVIDGKDKIVVPTLVDIHVHLREPGYEWKETIESGSKAAVAGGFTAICCMPNTNPPIDNKEMVRFIYEKADIVGLSRVYPIGTITKGREGKEISEMGDMFMAGAKGFSDDGSCVMNSEVLRCALEYSKIFNAPIIEHAEDTNLTLEGNVNFGKISTLLGFKGMPWVAEASIVARDVFLSALTGGRLHIAHISCWQSLDMIKWGKEHGANITCEVTPHHLVLTEDAVKEMNYDTNTKMNPPLRTKEDQEALWEGIKNDLIDVIATDHAPHHLDDKMVEYGLAEYGISGLETAIPLVITYGYYERKIPLSKLFKKMSYNPCKILNLPYIPLEESVPANLTIIDLSEKEVEKEKFFSKGKNTPFHGWRLKGWPVMTFVEGRLVYREGKILW, encoded by the coding sequence ATGAAAATCCTGTTTAAAAATATAACTCTTGTTTATCCTGAAAAAGACAAAGAAGAAATTGGAGATCTCTATATAGAAGATAGAATAATAAAAAGAATTGGTAAAGGCTTAGATATCAACGGAAATGTGGAGGTTATAGATGGAAAAGATAAAATTGTAGTACCGACTCTTGTGGATATTCATGTACATCTTAGAGAACCTGGCTATGAGTGGAAGGAGACTATAGAATCGGGAAGTAAAGCTGCTGTTGCTGGAGGATTTACTGCTATTTGTTGTATGCCTAATACTAATCCGCCTATTGATAACAAAGAAATGGTGAGATTTATCTATGAAAAAGCAGATATTGTTGGACTTTCACGAGTATATCCTATAGGAACTATTACAAAAGGAAGAGAAGGAAAAGAAATATCCGAGATGGGAGATATGTTTATGGCAGGTGCAAAAGGCTTTTCGGATGATGGGAGTTGTGTGATGAACAGCGAGGTTTTAAGATGTGCTCTTGAGTATTCAAAAATATTCAATGCACCAATAATTGAGCATGCAGAAGACACGAATCTTACATTAGAGGGTAATGTAAACTTTGGAAAGATATCAACTCTTCTTGGTTTTAAAGGTATGCCTTGGGTTGCTGAGGCAAGCATAGTGGCAAGGGATGTTTTTCTTTCCGCCTTAACGGGAGGAAGATTACATATTGCTCATATTTCTTGTTGGCAAAGTTTGGACATGATAAAGTGGGGAAAGGAGCATGGAGCAAATATTACTTGTGAAGTAACACCTCATCATTTAGTTCTTACTGAAGATGCTGTAAAGGAAATGAACTATGATACAAATACTAAAATGAATCCTCCTTTAAGAACTAAGGAAGATCAGGAAGCCTTATGGGAAGGTATAAAGAATGATCTTATTGATGTAATAGCTACAGATCATGCACCCCACCATTTGGACGATAAGATGGTAGAATATGGACTTGCAGAGTATGGGATATCAGGTTTAGAAACAGCTATACCCTTAGTTATTACTTACGGATATTATGAAAGAAAGATTCCTCTCTCAAAACTTTTTAAAAAGATGAGTTACAATCCTTGTAAAATTTTGAATTTGCCTTATATTCCTTTAGAGGAAAGTGTCCCTGCCAATCTTACTATTATAGATCTTTCCGAGAAAGAAGTAGAAAAGGAAAAATTCTTTTCAAAAGGTAAGAATACTCCGTTCCATGGATGGAGATTAAAAGGCTGGCCTGTCATGACTTTCGTAGAAGGACGTTTAGTTTACAGAGAAGGGAAGATTTTATGGTAA
- a CDS encoding aspartate carbamoyltransferase catalytic subunit: MWKRKDLIGIEELSREEIEVVIETALSMKDILKRPIKKVPTLRGRTICTLFYEPSTRTRSSFELAAKYLSADTVSIATATSSVQKGESLLDTVKTLEAMGIDLFIIRHSASGVPSFIAKNIKAGVINAGDGMHEHPTQALLDVFTVYEKKGKLEGLKIAIVGDIFHSRVARSNIYAWNKLGSNVILCGPPTLIPPYIENLNVKVTYDLNEAIEDADIIYVLRLQLERQKRGLFPTLREYHMFYGINQERIKKAKKDVLVMHPGPMNRGVEISSEVADSLISVINEQVTNGVAVRMALLYLMLGGKSDENPV; encoded by the coding sequence ATGTGGAAGAGAAAAGATCTTATAGGTATAGAGGAGCTTTCAAGGGAGGAGATTGAAGTAGTAATTGAGACTGCTTTAAGTATGAAGGATATTTTGAAAAGACCTATTAAAAAAGTTCCCACATTAAGGGGAAGAACTATATGTACCCTTTTTTATGAGCCAAGTACGAGGACAAGATCATCTTTTGAACTTGCTGCCAAATATTTAAGTGCAGATACTGTGAGTATTGCTACAGCCACAAGTAGTGTGCAGAAGGGAGAAAGTCTTCTTGACACTGTCAAAACCTTAGAAGCTATGGGAATTGATTTATTTATCATTAGGCACAGCGCTTCGGGTGTGCCTTCTTTTATTGCGAAGAATATAAAGGCTGGAGTTATCAATGCAGGTGATGGCATGCATGAGCATCCTACCCAAGCTCTTTTAGACGTTTTTACAGTATACGAAAAGAAGGGAAAGCTTGAGGGTTTAAAGATAGCCATAGTGGGGGACATATTTCATAGTAGGGTTGCAAGATCTAACATCTATGCTTGGAATAAGTTGGGAAGCAATGTGATCCTTTGTGGTCCTCCTACCTTAATACCTCCATATATAGAAAACCTTAATGTTAAGGTTACCTATGATCTAAATGAGGCAATAGAAGATGCTGATATAATTTATGTCTTAAGACTCCAGTTAGAGAGACAAAAAAGGGGACTATTTCCTACTTTACGTGAATACCATATGTTTTATGGAATTAATCAAGAAAGGATAAAAAAGGCAAAAAAAGATGTCCTTGTGATGCATCCTGGTCCTATGAATAGAGGGGTTGAGATATCTTCCGAAGTTGCAGATAGCCTTATTTCGGTTATAAATGAACAAGTTACAAATGGAGTTGCAGTTAGAATGGCTCTTCTTTACCTTATGTTAGGAGGGAAAAGTGATGAAAATCCTGTTTAA
- the pyrR gene encoding bifunctional pyr operon transcriptional regulator/uracil phosphoribosyltransferase PyrR, with product MYFQEKAKIMDKEAIKRALRRIAHEIVERNKGISNVVLIGIRRRGVPLAQRLQQFLKEIEDIEVPVGSLDITLYRDDLNLRLEQPKVGKTEIDFPIENKDVILVDDVLYTGRTVRSALDALMDIGRPKTVQLAVLVDRGHRELPIRADYVGKNVPTSRKEQIEVRLEEIDGVDEVVIGEWKED from the coding sequence ATGTATTTTCAAGAGAAGGCAAAGATAATGGATAAAGAAGCCATAAAAAGAGCCTTAAGGAGAATTGCTCATGAAATAGTGGAAAGAAATAAGGGAATTAGTAATGTAGTTCTTATTGGAATAAGAAGGAGAGGGGTTCCTCTTGCACAAAGACTTCAACAGTTTTTGAAAGAGATTGAAGATATAGAGGTTCCTGTGGGAAGTCTTGATATTACCCTTTATAGAGATGATCTTAATCTCCGCTTGGAACAGCCTAAGGTTGGAAAGACCGAAATAGATTTTCCCATTGAAAATAAAGATGTGATTTTAGTGGATGATGTACTTTACACAGGAAGGACAGTAAGATCTGCTCTTGATGCTCTTATGGATATAGGGAGGCCCAAAACAGTTCAGCTTGCTGTTTTGGTGGATAGAGGACACAGAGAGCTTCCCATAAGGGCTGACTATGTGGGAAAGAATGTTCCTACTTCTCGAAAAGAACAAATTGAGGTAAGACTTGAAGAGATAGACGGGGTAGATGAGGTAGTTATTGGGGAATGGAAGGAGGACTAA
- the trmB gene encoding tRNA (guanosine(46)-N7)-methyltransferase TrmB, with product MILNQKSNYFLDWKEVFENENPIFLEIGMGNGEFIVHMAKENLNANFIGIDVSKEIFRKAVSRVKRSGLKNIRLMRIEGSEFLCKFVKSETLSGVYINFPDPWHKKSHKERRLVNEPFIYLVSDRLKNEGIFIFVSDNEEYTKSVWGLLKKFDNFSPLWDHGLRRDFPEYYKTKYARKWLALGLPIYYIGFKKTGNIEIPEYVKEYYPLLNLSKEDLYMPLVEFKIKKEKSSEFIKDILSILPKGLIYRDKNALIKVLDFYYNEESIIADIVCVEGSFRQRFFLDISLKKEVLKISIHDSDDPDPTFGIHKTLAIFASILKEKFTGLELLQNTTRIKEV from the coding sequence GTGATCTTAAATCAAAAATCAAATTATTTCTTAGACTGGAAAGAGGTTTTTGAGAATGAGAATCCCATTTTTCTTGAGATAGGAATGGGAAATGGGGAATTTATTGTCCATATGGCCAAGGAAAATCTAAATGCTAATTTTATAGGAATTGATGTTTCTAAGGAGATTTTTAGAAAAGCTGTAAGTAGAGTAAAGAGATCTGGTTTGAAGAATATTAGACTTATGAGGATTGAGGGAAGTGAATTTCTTTGTAAATTTGTAAAATCTGAAACTCTTTCTGGAGTCTATATTAATTTTCCTGATCCATGGCATAAAAAATCTCATAAGGAGAGAAGATTGGTAAATGAACCCTTCATTTATTTGGTTTCGGATAGATTAAAGAATGAAGGTATTTTTATTTTTGTCTCTGATAATGAGGAATATACTAAGAGTGTATGGGGTCTTTTAAAAAAGTTTGATAATTTTTCTCCGTTATGGGATCATGGTTTAAGAAGGGATTTTCCTGAGTATTATAAAACGAAGTATGCGAGAAAATGGCTTGCTTTAGGACTTCCAATTTATTATATTGGTTTCAAAAAGACTGGAAACATAGAGATTCCAGAGTATGTGAAGGAATATTATCCTCTTTTGAATTTATCTAAGGAGGATTTATATATGCCTCTTGTGGAATTTAAAATTAAAAAAGAAAAAAGTAGTGAATTTATTAAAGATATATTATCTATTTTGCCGAAAGGTTTAATATACAGAGATAAAAACGCCTTAATTAAAGTTTTAGATTTTTATTATAATGAAGAGAGTATAATAGCAGATATAGTATGTGTAGAGGGATCTTTTAGACAGAGATTTTTTTTAGATATTAGTTTAAAAAAAGAGGTTTTAAAAATCTCTATTCACGATTCTGACGATCCTGATCCAACTTTTGGGATACATAAAACCTTAGCAATTTTTGCATCTATTTTAAAAGAAAAATTTACCGGATTGGAATTACTTCAGAACACTACAAGAATTAAAGAGGTATGA
- a CDS encoding alpha/beta hydrolase family protein yields METREPVVLENQGQKIFGVIHIPEKTPAPFVLFCHGFTGTKVEPHRIFVKTAEALTREGIGALRIDFRGSGDSEGSFKDMTVEGEVSDAMIAIDYLARSNLVDKEKIGILGLSMGGAVASITSGRNSLIKSCVLWSAVCHFDIFFNRSPEEVSRIKDYGDFIDLGGNPVGKEFLSEIVNIKPLEEIKKRSIPVLIIHGGGDIVVPIQHAYDYFNGLKDTHKVKLEIIENADHTFNSIEWEEKVIEKTIKWFKETL; encoded by the coding sequence ATGGAAACAAGAGAACCAGTAGTATTGGAAAATCAAGGACAAAAAATCTTTGGAGTTATACACATCCCTGAAAAGACACCTGCACCCTTTGTCCTTTTCTGCCATGGATTTACAGGAACAAAAGTAGAACCCCATAGAATATTTGTAAAAACAGCAGAAGCATTGACAAGAGAAGGCATAGGAGCTTTACGTATTGATTTTAGAGGTTCAGGAGATAGTGAAGGATCCTTTAAAGACATGACTGTAGAAGGTGAAGTATCTGATGCCATGATTGCTATTGATTATTTGGCAAGAAGCAATTTAGTTGATAAAGAGAAAATAGGAATTCTTGGCCTTTCCATGGGAGGTGCAGTAGCAAGTATAACCTCGGGAAGAAATTCTCTAATTAAATCCTGTGTACTTTGGTCTGCAGTATGCCATTTTGACATCTTCTTTAACAGATCCCCTGAGGAAGTTTCAAGAATTAAAGATTATGGAGATTTTATTGATCTTGGAGGAAACCCAGTAGGAAAGGAGTTTTTAAGCGAAATAGTAAACATAAAGCCTCTTGAGGAGATAAAGAAAAGAAGTATACCTGTTCTTATAATTCATGGAGGTGGAGATATAGTAGTGCCAATACAACATGCATACGATTACTTTAACGGGTTAAAGGATACTCATAAAGTAAAACTTGAGATTATAGAAAATGCAGATCACACCTTTAATTCCATTGAATGGGAGGAAAAAGTTATTGAAAAAACTATAAAATGGTTTAAAGAGACGTTATAA
- a CDS encoding YHS domain-containing protein: MAKDPVCGMEVDERNPPAVSEYKGKKYYFCNKACKIEFDKDPEKYVKK, encoded by the coding sequence ATGGCAAAGGATCCTGTTTGTGGAATGGAGGTAGATGAGAGGAACCCACCTGCAGTTTCTGAGTATAAAGGGAAAAAGTATTATTTTTGTAATAAGGCTTGTAAGATAGAATTTGATAAAGATCCAGAAAAATATGTAAAAAAGTAA
- a CDS encoding DUF438 domain-containing protein, giving the protein MSEVFGLRKERKEMLKELIRKIHKGEDPEKLKTRFKDIFGSVTTTEIAEIEQELIQEGMPREEVMRLCEIHLKVFEEALEKDKVDSQAGHPVTILMSEHKKLIEFSERLKKAVEELKLAGDFEEGEDKLREIIDIVDHFKEAEKHYLREENVLFPYLEKHGITEPPAIMWMDHDKIRSIKKGIFNMVESFQGFSFENFVNTLLYKAVELGDTMSSHFYKENNILFPMGLHVITEEEWRDIRIQFDEIGYCCFTPPEVLTPVERKKEVSVQVEDKMRLPSGSFTLAELKAVLNTLPVDITFVDKNDEVKYFNETKDRIFVRTRAVIGRKVQQCHPQKSVHIVEKILDEFKKGTKDHADFWINVNGRLIYIRYFAVRDEDGNYLGTLEVTQDITEIKKIEGERRLLDW; this is encoded by the coding sequence ATGAGTGAGGTTTTTGGACTAAGGAAAGAAAGAAAAGAAATGTTAAAAGAGTTGATAAGAAAGATACACAAAGGAGAAGATCCTGAAAAGTTAAAGACCCGGTTTAAAGATATCTTTGGTAGTGTAACTACTACAGAAATAGCGGAAATAGAACAGGAATTAATACAAGAAGGAATGCCAAGAGAGGAAGTAATGAGGCTATGTGAAATACATCTCAAGGTTTTTGAGGAGGCCTTGGAAAAGGATAAAGTGGATTCGCAAGCAGGGCATCCTGTAACTATATTGATGTCGGAGCACAAGAAGCTTATAGAGTTCTCAGAAAGATTAAAGAAAGCTGTTGAAGAGCTGAAATTGGCTGGGGATTTTGAAGAGGGTGAAGATAAGCTACGGGAGATAATAGATATAGTGGACCATTTTAAAGAGGCTGAAAAACACTATCTGAGAGAGGAAAATGTTTTGTTTCCCTATTTGGAAAAGCATGGTATAACAGAACCTCCTGCAATAATGTGGATGGATCATGATAAAATTAGAAGTATTAAAAAGGGAATCTTTAACATGGTTGAGAGCTTTCAAGGTTTTTCTTTTGAGAATTTTGTAAATACTTTGCTATATAAAGCAGTTGAACTTGGAGATACTATGTCTTCTCATTTTTATAAAGAGAATAACATCCTTTTTCCTATGGGGCTTCATGTAATAACAGAAGAGGAATGGAGAGATATAAGAATTCAATTTGATGAGATAGGATATTGTTGTTTTACTCCCCCAGAAGTTTTAACTCCTGTGGAAAGAAAAAAAGAAGTTTCTGTTCAAGTTGAAGACAAAATGAGACTTCCTTCAGGAAGTTTTACCTTAGCTGAGCTTAAAGCAGTTTTAAACACTTTGCCAGTAGATATAACTTTTGTAGACAAAAATGATGAAGTCAAGTATTTTAACGAAACTAAGGATAGAATTTTTGTAAGGACAAGGGCAGTTATTGGGAGAAAAGTCCAACAATGTCATCCACAGAAAAGCGTGCATATAGTAGAAAAGATACTTGATGAGTTTAAAAAGGGTACAAAAGATCATGCAGACTTTTGGATAAATGTGAATGGGAGGTTAATTTATATAAGGTATTTTGCGGTAAGAGATGAAGATGGAAATTACCTTGGTACTCTTGAAGTTACTCAAGATATAACAGAGATTAAAAAGATTGAAGGAGAAAGAAGATTATTAGATTGGTAA
- a CDS encoding cation transporter — translation MSCVNCAKKIERELIEALGIIDVNVDFAKEKVFVGYVPTLISIKDIKKIIEDLGYILMVDGHGKETTIEEAKEKELEDIKRRFLISVILAIPVFLGSMVFKLKSVFLFLLTTPIQFYGGYPFYKNAYLAIRHKFFDMNTLVSLGTTSAYVYSVLSTFFPSIFSETNIKPEVYYDSSAIIITFCSFRQVFREES, via the coding sequence ATGAGTTGTGTGAATTGTGCAAAGAAAATAGAGCGTGAGTTGATTGAAGCCTTAGGGATAATAGATGTCAATGTAGACTTTGCAAAAGAGAAAGTATTTGTGGGATATGTTCCTACTTTGATTAGCATTAAGGATATTAAGAAAATTATTGAAGATCTTGGTTATATTCTGATGGTTGATGGTCATGGAAAGGAAACAACAATTGAAGAAGCGAAAGAAAAAGAGTTAGAAGATATTAAAAGAAGATTCCTTATAAGCGTAATATTGGCTATACCAGTATTCTTAGGAAGTATGGTTTTTAAATTGAAGTCTGTCTTTTTGTTCCTTTTAACTACACCTATTCAGTTTTATGGTGGTTATCCTTTTTATAAAAATGCCTATTTAGCAATTAGACATAAGTTCTTTGACATGAATACCTTGGTTTCTTTAGGCACCACTTCCGCATATGTTTATAGCGTATTAAGTACTTTCTTTCCTTCAATTTTTAGTGAAACTAATATAAAGCCTGAAGTTTATTATGATAGTTCTGCAATAATTATTACTTTTTGTTCTTTTAGGCAAGTTTTTAGAGAAGAGAGCTAA
- a CDS encoding heavy-metal-associated domain-containing protein — MKKVELPISGMSCALRIENALKEVGEIADVKVNFSLERAEITFSDEINLKIIKERIEDIGYGLITSKV; from the coding sequence TTGAAGAAAGTTGAACTGCCCATATCTGGAATGAGTTGTGCTTTGAGAATCGAGAATGCCTTGAAGGAAGTTGGAGAGATAGCAGATGTAAAAGTGAATTTCTCCTTAGAGAGGGCTGAAATAACTTTTAGTGATGAGATTAACTTAAAAATTATAAAAGAAAGGATTGAGGACATAGGTTATGGACTTATTACTTCAAAAGTGTAA